The sequence GTAGCAGGATTGCGCACATGTGACAACCCATCACCTTTCTTAGTTGATTAGAATTAGTAGTAACAGCAATCTTTAGCACAATGTCTTCCAAATAAACTTTAAAACGTTTCGTTTTCTTGAATCAAACACCTGCATTGAAGTGGCCTTTGAGCACGACATCTTTGGGAACTATTTCGAGTGTCCCTACGCGGTGTAGAAAGATGCGCATGTGTACAACATGCACATGACAACTCATGTGCGCATGTGGCGTTGTCCACTTAGCAGACTGCACTGCGCGAGACTGGATGTCCTATTGGATGCTTCACTGCCCTGTGAAATTAAAAGTGATAAGAGGCGACGGCCACAAAGTGCAGCCAGCTTGCCTCAAGGATGCAGGGACTATTAGGAGTACTGATGATGGCGGTTTTTTCTCAGCTCGGTTCGGGTAAGTCCACTCTAGTTTTCATTAAATCTGCTATGTCTTTTTCAAGTTTGCCGCTTTTGTCCGCAATTTGTTAGTTCTATCCTAGTCGCGTTTATTTGTTATCCGGTATTGTTCAGGGGAGTGTACTAGCGAAGGGCAACGGGTGACAAAAGTCCCcgaaaaaatgtgttttaacCGTTATTCTTgcagaaaaaattcaaaaaatgtcattttggccCCTCCCCGCCAGAGAACCCATTGAACCCTTCCGAGACCAAACAGGCTTGCTACGTCCCTGTTGTCAGTTGCTCACACCCATAGACAGACTTCAGGGCTACAGCAGCAACGTGAAACACAATTTGTGCTCTTTTTTTGTTATATTCTTCGATCCCAGTGATAGTGTAACACACTACCCTTAAATATTGCCCCGACGGACTTGCCCCGACTTACATATCTGAGCTCATTTCTTCCTTCGACcccgggcgatccctgaggtctGAAGACAGCTGTCTCCTTAGGCAATGTTGGgatccccaggtatcgcctggagacgtacggAGGCAGGAGCTTCCTTGTGCAGGCTGCCAGACTTCGGAACAAACTCAGTGCCTagactgttgccattttcaggcTTGGGCTAAAACCCCATCTGTTCAGACGATGATGTTAAACACGGCATTACAGCAACTCTTAGGATTTTTCGGTATAGAAATGTGTGTAAAATATAAATgtaataaaatgaaaatttgattcagtttcaatttcaattcaaaatatatGAATATCAACCCGTGAGCCATCGTTCATACTTAGTTGTATGAGGGATCGAAAAAAGTTCCAGAGCAAGTCGTCGAAAGGTACCATACCCACATCGTACTTCGTCGTAATGGTTATGAACCCTCCCTTTTGTAAGGGTTATGAAACCTGCCTAATTAATTTCCGCCAGACTCGTAAATCATGTACTTAGTGGTTCGAGCAATAAGTCTTCGATAAAGTACATTAAATACTTCGTAAGGGTCTGTGCAGTTAGTCATCAAGTCGAATTCATATCCGCGACACTCATAAGTCGGCTTCTCTAATATTCACTTGGTagcaccagagtctttcaaatagacTCTGCTAGCACGTAGAATCAAATCAGGGACGCTTCGAAAACTGTCGTCCGTACATCGTCGTTTGAAGCTCCAACGCTTGATCACGCTCAGAAACTTATTTTACGCAGTTAGACGTTAAATAACGCGCATTTCTGTAATTATTTCAATCACTGTGGTCAGGAGACGAAATGATAATGAGATGTTGTAATGTTCAGAAGAAATAATCACCATTTAACGGGAAAATGTGTTTgtcatttaaaggggtacgtgTTTATTCCGTTATACgtgttaatttcgtgtttattGTATGCAACAGTGGCTCAATATATAAGAACGCGCTTGGACACAGTGGTACTTAAAGTCAACTTGAGGGATTTCACACAAAGCGATTCACTGCAACTCGAATTGGCAAGAAAAATGCATCACACACTGTGTGCACACTCAGTGTGTGTTCGGCGTTTACTTCATCGTGGTGAACGATGCACTCGTTAAGCTGACCTACTGTTGACACTCGAGTCGCTCAGGCCTGTTTTGCCTGTAATGGCGCTCGTTGCAAACTTCTTCTTCGAGTTGGTCCTTCGAAACGTATCGAAGAAATCATCCCGGAACCTCTTGATTCCTAAAACGTAGAGGTAAAAGTTCACGGCATGGTTTAGATACATCAGCATCGCGATCACTTCGAAGGTTATCTTGCGGATGATGGCCTGTCGCGGTGTCCATGGTGCGGGGATCCCCACATTCCAGACCAGCATGTCGATAGCATTCGGGAAATAACAGATGATGAAGACCCATGAGACTAACATCAACCCGTCTGGGACATCGTCGCTCGTTTCTGTCTCTGCCGAAAGAGGGCAGTAACGATGGCGATATTGCAGAAGAGGACGGTAAGGGGAGCAGCCCAGAGTCGGACAACCACGACAGCGTAGTAGAAGGCGTCAAAGAGCCAGGCGGGGTTGAATGGACACTGAGCACGGTTGATGACGCCTTGCTTAATTTTCATAGTGCGAGTGAAGCATGGGCTGGCGAATACAGCGAATACTATGGTCAGTCCAATGACGATCTTCTGGGCTCGGGCAATGGTACAAATTTGGCTTGCCTTCAAGGGCTTGCAGACGCTTATCATCCTATCAATTGTCATGAAGACCAAGATCCACGCAGATGTGTTGACCAGCCAATTCCCGCCAAAGGAGTACCCCTTGCAGAAGACGTCTCCCAGAGTGATTGCGACAGAAGGGTAGTGCGTGGTCGTCCATCTTAAACCAGGCCACGCGAAGCTGTTAATGAGATCGTAGATTGCGAGAATTTTCATGTACCATGTTGTGCTGGCCTTGGAGTACTGCTGGCGGGACAACACCAACAGACTCAGTGAGTTGCCAAGCACCCCCAAAAACATAATCGTCGGGGGTCCATAGCGGACCGTTAGCATGTGGGAGTACATCAGACTCTCCAAGTATGGGTCAACGACGACAGGGGGCGCTGTTGCAGCGATGTCCAAACTTCCCGGATCCTGAGTAACATTGCTCGGATGTGCTGTGTTCGACACTGGTTCGAATGTTGCAGAGAATTCGTCGAAAAACGAACCCGTTGTTTCTGTGCTTGCGGCAGCTGCTAGGTTAAAAGGTAGCGCTGTTGTAACATTTTCTATGAATGTTGTAATATTTTCCATGGCTGCTTCCGCGAAGGACTGAGGATCTTTGCCCTGGAAGGATACACAAAAAGTACGTGTCACATTGGTTCAATCAAAGGAATGATGAATATAAAAATCATGAGGAGATGTCCTGGTCAAAATCCTAGGTCGGGAGAAAGGGCAGCTCAAGACATTTGAATACTCAACACGAGTGGAGGGCAATTGTAATTTCGTGcccattttgctgaaaaaaatgGTACATGTGCTGGGCTGGTCTCTGGCGTGCGCATGCGTAAGCTGATGACCCACCATCACTTTAAAGAAATTTTTGATTCGAAGTGCGCATACGCCgcaaataatgaagtcgtacTTGAATACGACTTTATTACACCAAGTTAAGATGAGAGAAGAGTGATCATCTTGAAATAATCCAAAAGATTTTTCGATGTGTGTCGATCGTCACAGGATTGGCGGACCTTACTCGAACATGTATAGTAGGGACTGAGGGAGTTTGTGCGAGCAGCAATATTGGGCAATGTTGGCGGCTGCCCAAACTCCTGGCAATAATGGTTTTTGAGCCTTTGAAAACCCTTAAAAGAATTTTGGCTACAAATATTCACTCCGCAGAGATTTTCGGTAAGATGAAGGACCTGATGGGTCTGAAAAGCCACTAAGAGTTTTTAATTTCGCTGAAACACCTCTGCGAGGTGCATTTTTGTGTGTGCCGAAAAACCCttaaaggtttttgaaaagctcaaaacctttatttctattgCGGGCAGTAGATAGTGAAGTTTAAAATATTTAAGGCAATCTATCCTATAAATAAGTGGCTACCTTTAAATATGAGTTCCGGAGTTGTAACATATTTCAAATCGTGTTGGTTTTTCTCTTTCTTGCTGGTTCTTCAAATGCGACGGGGTCTCTGTTCCGTATCGTGACCGGACGTCTATTTCCACGCCCTTGTTTTTGCGGCCCTTATAAACCATGCCCATGTTGTCGGTCATTAGCTCCCGTAATTAATGTCCTGATCAATGTCGTGATTAGCAGATAGGGCGCAGACTCAGTCCATGTCAGTATCAGGATCATGGAGGCGGTGATAATTTGAATGGTAGACGTAGTTACTAATAAGATTTTTGTTGTATCTTTTCAGAGTataatggccaatttacttACAAAATATGAAGCGATTGCTAATGACGCAGGTTTCGCAAcactacgaacgacgaagtacgaactacaaagtacgaaCTATCAAGTTCAGAGCATATTCATTTATGTGTCACTCTTAGATCAACTTCTATACTTAATAGTGGAACAAAGAGCCAGGAAAGTTCTTAAAAAGTcattaaaatgcatttccatactttgtacttcgtcgtCATTCATATGTATACGTCAGAGTTGCAGAACTTGCCTAATATCAAAAATAAAAGAGGAC comes from Lineus longissimus chromosome 15, tnLinLong1.2, whole genome shotgun sequence and encodes:
- the LOC135499411 gene encoding delta-type opioid receptor-like, which gives rise to MENITTFIENVTTALPFNLAAAASTETTGSFFDEFSATFEPVSNTAHPSNVTQDPGSLDIAATAPPVVVDPYLESLMYSHMLTVRYGPPTIMFLGVLGNSLSLLVLSRQQYSKASTTWYMKILAIYDLINSFAWPGLRWTTTHYPSVAITLGDVFCKGYSFGGNWLVNTSAWILVFMTIDRMISVCKPLKASQICTIARAQKIVIGLTIVFAVFASPCFTRTMKIKQGVINRAQCPFNPAWLFDAFYYAVVVVRLWAAPLTVLFCNIAIVTALFRQRQKRATMSQTG